A segment of the Felis catus isolate Fca126 chromosome F2, F.catus_Fca126_mat1.0, whole genome shotgun sequence genome:
ggcattgttctaaaaCGTTTACGCATGTTCTCTCACTTCACCTTCCCCTGAGGATGGGTAAACCGAGGCATGGGGCAGTTACATGACTCATCCTGAAGTCGGATGCACGGTAAATAGGGGAGCCAGAGTTTAAAATACACGGTCTGGTTCCTGGTCTTCACTGCTACCCTCCAAGGCTGCCCCCAGCACCCTGTCCTCACGTTGCCCTCACTCAGCTCCTGGCTTCATGTGCGTTTCTAGCAAAGTCATAGCCATGATTTCTGCCACCCCGGTTTTCTCCACCCTAAGATGGTACAGGAATCAACACCAATCTGACGGCTAttctggaaggaaacagaagggCGTGCCTTCATGCCCTAtccagaaagagggacagaggacatGTGCCAAGAGGTCCCAGGTCACATGTAGTAGCGAGCACACAGTCAACAGCACAATCACTGCTCCAGGTTCTTGCTCCAGAACTTTCCACGTTATCCTCCCAGTAACCCTAGGAgatctatatacatacacaaacacatgcgTACATCTGTGCTCTGCATTTGCAGGCGTGTGTAATACACGCACGTATACGCGTGCGTACGTGTGAGTTTAACACGTGCAGTCTGTGCACATACATGTATgcacgcgtgtgcgtgtgtgtgtgtgtgtataaaatggacatacactggggcgcccgggtggctcagtcggttaagcatccgacttcagctcaggtcatgatctcgcggttcgtgagttcaagccccgcattgggctctgtgctgacagctcggagcctggagcctgcttcggcttctgtgtgtgtctctctctctctctctctctctctctctctctctctctctgcccctccccacctcacactctgtccctctctgtctctcaaaaatggataaacgttaaaaaaattattttttaaatggacatatACTTTTTCACAGGTattttatccagaaaggctacCAAATCTCAGAAAGGACAAGTGACTTGTCCCAATAACCACAGCCAGTGTGAGTGCTGGAGACAGTGTCAGAACCCAGGCATCTAACCCTAAAGCATGGGCTCTGACCCACCCACTATACCTACAGCACCCTGACTTCGCCCTTAGTGACCAACTGCTACAGCATGGGTGATCTTTGTGCCCGAACAGAGTGGAAGCAGGCCCAGCTTCTGAAGCCTCCTTCTGAGCCAAGCCGTCTGTGATATAAAAAGGAAAGCCATTAACGCGGAACCACGTCTGGGGCCAGCTGTGCCTCCTTTATCACGTGAACAAGGCTCAAACCACGCTCGGGTGTCAGCCCCTTGAGTTACATGAGAATTTGCAAAACTAAACAGTCATTCATTGTGTTACGTCACTTTCCACCGAAGAATTAAACACACTTCACCATTATGAATATGGACAGCATCTTGGCTTAAATGATcgcctttctgtttttaaataagagCGCTTCACAGACAATCCCTCATAGAGAGTCGACAGCAAGTAACACAAGAGGACACCAGCGTCATCAACATTTACTGCGCTCTCCCCGTGAACCAgacactgccccccgccccacggGCACCACGGCATGTAACCTCTCAACGGCCAGGGGCAGCCCTTCCTACTGCCACTTCTGTTGCTGATGATTCTTTACGATGTCACTTAAGAAAGCCTTGCTTTAGTTCCACGCTGTAGCTCTTccttctggagattttctctgatgcTGAACAGTGGGCCCAGAAAGCAAATCTGTTCCGCCTCATCATTTTGCAACGTATCTGAGACTCTGCCTGTGAAGGGGGTCCCGGGGCGAAGCCTCCTGGGAAGGACGCTCGCGTGCAGGGCTCACGGGGAAGCGGGGCACCTTCCCATGCGCACAAAGGTTAGAAAGCAGGGGGCAGCGGGGGCAGACAAGCTGCTGCCCGGGCTTACTACTTACCAGTTCCGTGTGAACTTTAAGATGTGCCTGCAGCTTGTATTTATCTggagttgagtagttgcagcCATCGGTGGGACACTTCAGCAGGACGTTACTGTGTTTCTGAATAACGTGGCGTTTAAGGCAGTTTTTGGTGATGGAGGAATAATGGCACTGGGAGCAGTGATACAGGTGCTCCCGGGTGTGGGTGCGCACGTGCATGTCAAAGTGCACTTGGTACCAAAAAAGTTTGCCTAAAAAAATATCGTCACGTGAGAACAAGGAAGTTTCTTTCAGACTGAATTTGATTttctcattatcatttttttactactatatttgtctccctctccgGCTTGTCCGGGTCACCCTTCACGCTTTCCTCACTTCTGCCTGGAAATTGCTTTTTAGAGGCGGGAGGCTGTAAACTTTAAGGGTGCGACGCTGTTTGCGTGACATCAGAGCTAGGACAGGAGGAAACAAATGTTTCCTGAGGACCAATTACAGCACCAGATGCTGCTGTGCACTTGCCTAAATCAGGGTCTCCGACCCCTGCCGACACCTGGGCCAGAGCTGGGCTCTCCCACCACCCGCACTGCCAGCTCTCGGGGAGCCTCAGGGGCCCTGCCTGCACCGACAGCTGCGAGGGCTCCAATCGGGGCTCTCTACAAGGAGCTACAGGGAGAACAGGGCCACGACTCAAGCTACACTTTGAACTTGTCACGTGCCAGAAGAACCATTCTTCTTGGTTCAAGTTCCGGCAGCAGCCGTGAGAGAGACCACTGCGTGTGCCTGCCCCAGCCAGCGCCGCTACCTGCCCCGCCATCCTGGCCACCTCCACAAATACGCCACGTGCTAAACTGTGACACAGGTGGCCGCCTCCTACTGTCTACAAATGATGAAGGACAGCTCGCTGACGAGTGGTTCTTTGCAAAGAGACACGAGCTCAAACCAAACACGAGGTGACCCAAAGCAGGCTGGGGACGGGCGGGGCTGTAGGGAAGGAGCGCTCAGCCAGCCGCTTGCCCAGCGCCGCCCTCCTTACCGCAGTATTCACACTCCAGGTCCCCGTACACCTTCCGGATCCTCTCGCACAAGCCGGTGTTCATCCTTCTCTTCTGTAAGCCATCCAGGATCTTCATGAACGCACTGATGCCGGCCCGGTGCTCGGAGGCCGGACTGCAAGAGTCAGGCTGGGGCGGGGCCACGTCCCCTCCACCTGCTACCGGAGGAAGGTCCGAGGCCTCGCCTGGGTTTGACCTGAGACACCTACTAGGATCTGGTCCCTCGGACGGGAGGGCAGCCATTTTCTGCCCTGCCTCGGGGGGGCTCTCGGGCCCCCGTGCGTCCAGGTTCCCTCCCGCACTTCCGGCCTTGGATGGCAGTGATGGGACTTCTTCACCCTGAGTCTGGGAGGAGGCTCCGCGCCGGGCGTCCAAGGTCTCCTCGGGGGCGGTGCGAGCCTCAGCAGAGGAGGGATCATTTTTCAGTAAAAACTCCGCGGAGACCACCGCCTGCGAAGGAAGGTCCGAGGCGTCCGCGGCGGCTTCCAGCCCGCAGGGTGGCAGGGCGGCCCCCTGGGCCTGGGGGGCGGCCAAGTGCGCGGGCGGGGCGGGCTCCTGCGCGGCGGCCTCCGGCTCCTTCCCGGCCCCCTCGTCGGCCCCCTCGCCGGGCCCAGCGTCTGCGGGGCAGGCCGCCCCCTTGGGCGCATTCACGCCCGGGAACACGAACTCCTCCTCCGCCAGCTGCGGCTGGCCCCCCAGCGCTTCCTGCTGGATGTCCCCGCCCGGCTCCAGGAGGCAGAAGCTCTGGTTGATGGAGCTGGTGAAGAGCCCGCCCTCCTGCGCCGCCCCGTGCGCCTCCCGGATGTGCGAGCGCAGCCGGATGGAGCTGACGAACTTCTTGAGGCACAGCGCGCACACGTACACAAACGGGTGCTTCCGCACGTGCAGCTCCAGCGCCTGGTACTTGGTGGCCCCGTGGCCGCACAGCTCGCAGGCGAAGGGCCACTTGTCCCCGTGCACCAGCATGTGGCGGTCGCGGTCCAGCTCGTTCTTGAACTTGCGCTCGCAGATGTGGCAGTCGTACAGCAGCTGCCGCTTGCCCTCCCTGGTGAGCAGGCAGAGCTCGTCCAGGGCCTCCTGCACCTTCCGGTCCTGCGGGTCGTGCGCGTGCCGGACGTGCTTGATGAGGTTCTTGACGTCGGAGTACTTCTTCTTGCAGAAGCGGCAGTGCTGCTTGACCTTCTTGTGCACGCGCTCCACGTGCACCTTCAGGTGCCCTTTGCTCAGGCAGGTGAAGGCGCAGTAGTCGCAGGCGAACTTCTCGCCCGTGTGCTTGCGCAGGTGCACGTTCAGGTTGGCCTTGATGGCGCTGGCGTAGCTGCACTGGGGGCACTTGTACGGCTTCTCGTTGGTGTGGATCCTCAGGTGCGCCTGCAGCGAGTGCTTGAACTTGAACACCTTGTTGCAGTACTCGCAGGTGAAGATCTTGAGCTGGGTGGGCCCTAGCCTGGAAACAGACGACAGCACCGTTACCCTTGGAGACGCCGCACCTCCCTAAGGACCGTGAACTCCTTCTTGGGAACCGAACGCCAAAGGCTCAAAGTGACCCAAACGGCCCTGAGGCTGGACGGAGGCATTCATTCGGCAACAAGCGGGACCGACCGGAGGGCCGAGTATGGACCAGGCGCGTACAGAGACTGGAGCTCAcggtctgggggaggggagacaggtgaGCACATGCTTGCACGACAGTGGGGCAAGTGTCCATGGGAACatgtgcggggggcggggggggggaggggggaggagagagaaagagacatctaACCTGGATTCAGGTAGTTGGGAAACTTGCTAAACAGGAGATGTCTGAGTTGAGGCTTGCAGAACGagaagagggaggcaagaggagaaagagggaagagggatgTGTCACTCACAACGTACACAACAACCAGCTGTGCTCCAAAGCTGACCTGTACGTCTTCTGGCTACATGACCCGTCATTAACGGAACGAGCTCCGTCGGCTCCGTGAGGCCAGATACAGTCTGCTTGGGTTTGTCCACCAGCTTCAACAAGCCAGACTTGCTTGTTCATTCAACCAGCTCGTCCCTTGCTGCCACCCGTCAGTGAAAGACCCGCGTCCCTACGTCCTCCCAGGGCAAGTGAACGGGCCTATCTGACTGGTCACCTGGACCTCATGAGCTGAGCTCCAACTTTCCCCTTCTGGCAAGGACAGTCTGCCCGTGAACAGCAAGTGGTACAGTGAGTGCTTAGCTAGGTGGGCATGCATGGGTCTGGCCAGCAGCCGTCAAGGACTGCAGGTGAGGCAGGTGCCCAGGAACGGGAAGCCCCGTGCTGATGAGCACCACGCCGTGCCCCCCGCAACTCCATCAGTAACAGAGATGATGCTCCAGTCTCCATCGCCCTCCTCCTTTACCACGGCTAATTTAGAGCTGAGACGGGGAAAAGAGGGCTGCTGTTCAACTGCCGTTTATTAACCTCATGAATAATTTATTAATGCTTGTCATTTATGAATACCTGCCAGTGTGTTTCAAGCGCTGtgtcagattttgtgtgtgtgacggAGAATAAAAGCATGGTCTGCCTCATGGATCCTTTCCCTTTCAATATGGCCATGTGTATGAGATGGTAATAACAGCTAATAATCACTAAGGATGTGTGAACTGCCCAACCCTACACtaactgtatttatttctagCCTCGTtacacccattttgcagatgacaaaactgagtcTGTGCCCAAGATCATACAGTTAGTAAGCGGTGACGCCAGGATTTGACCCCAAGCAGATTGTCTGCCTCTAGAGCCTGcgtgttcctcctcctcctcctctataATGCCAGCAAACACCACATACACCAGTCCCCCTCCCCAAAGTAATTGTATACACAGAGAAAGTCCCCTGTACGGGACTTCCAGTGCCGTTGGAATAGCCCTGCCTTGTTTCTGAAGCCAGTGAATGATGGCCACTAAAGTACTATAGCATGCACCAGGGACAGGAATTGACAGATGACACACAGGCAGGTGAGGCCTCCTCTCCTCTGTACCTATACTCCCACTGCACAGTATGTCGAGGTTGTCCATGAAGGCCCTCAGAAACACTGATAATCTCACTCAATGCTCTTGACCAGAGCCCATTAAGCTGTATCCACAGGAACTGCAAAGTCTGTATATATGGAACTACCCATTCA
Coding sequences within it:
- the ZFAT gene encoding zinc finger protein ZFAT isoform X6, whose product is METRAAENTAIFMCKCCNLFSPNQSELLSHVSEKHAGEGVSADEIIIPLRPLSTPEPTNPHKSGDEFSVMKRKRGRPKGSTKKPSGEEELAESVVSPQEGSPPAPEEGSSLAPGSLECGQCRRKFSNPRQLRKHVCIIVLNWGEEDGDAGDESDLELERKYKEDDREKTPRRPRTQRTEKVQKISSGKEAGQVSGVKKPIISVVLTAHEAIPGATKIVPVEAGPPETGTANPEATPADLAPRRGYQEYAIQQTPYEQPMKSSRLGPTQLKIFTCEYCNKVFKFKHSLQAHLRIHTNEKPYKCPQCSYASAIKANLNVHLRKHTGEKFACDYCAFTCLSKGHLKVHVERVHKKVKQHCRFCKKKYSDVKNLIKHVRHAHDPQDRKVQEALDELCLLTREGKRQLLYDCHICERKFKNELDRDRHMLVHGDKWPFACELCGHGATKYQALELHVRKHPFVYVCALCLKKFVSSIRLRSHIREAHGAAQEGGLFTSSINQSFCLLEPGGDIQQEALGGQPQLAEEEFVFPGVNAPKGAACPADAGPGEGADEGAGKEPEAAAQEPAPPAHLAAPQAQGAALPPCGLEAAADASDLPSQAVVSAEFLLKNDPSSAEARTAPEETLDARRGASSQTQGEEVPSLPSKAGSAGGNLDARGPESPPEAGQKMAALPSEGPDPSRCLRSNPGEASDLPPVAGGGDVAPPQPDSCSPASEHRAGISAFMKILDGLQKRRMNTGLCERIRKVYGDLECEYCGKLFWYQVHFDMHVRTHTREHLYHCSQCHYSSITKNCLKRHVIQKHSNVLLKCPTDGCNYSTPDKYKLQAHLKVHTELRALEDIIRIGSRSSAGLRGRPRGPALPSAGPATFTGPSSDKRSYSCPVCEKSFSEDRLIKSHIKTNHPEVSMSTISEVLGRRVQLKGLIGKRAMKCPYCDFYFMKNGSDLQRHIWAHEGVKPFKCSLCEYATRSKSNLKAHMNRHSTEKTHLCDMCGKKFKSKGTLKSHKLLHTADGKQFKCTVCDYTAAQKPQLLRHMEQHASFKLRPQAPRSGELVP
- the ZFAT gene encoding zinc finger protein ZFAT isoform X8, with amino-acid sequence METRAAENTAIFMCKCCNLFSPNQSELLSHVSEKHAGEGVSADEIIIPLRPLSTPEPTNPHKSGDEFSVMKRKRGRPKGSTKKPSGEEELAESVVSPQEGSPPAPEEGSSLAPGSLECGQCRRKFSNPRQLRKHVCIIVLNWGEEDGDAGDESDLELERKYKEDDREKTPRRPRTQRTEKVQKISSGKEAGQVSGVKKPIISVVLTAHEAIPGATKIVPVEAGPPETGTANPEATPADLAPRRGYQEYAIQQTPYEQPMKSSRLGPTQLKIFTCEYCNKVFKFKHSLQAHLRIHTNEKPYKCPQCSYASAIKANLNVHLRKHTGEKFACDYCAFTCLSKGHLKVHVERVHKKVKQHCRFCKKKYSDVKNLIKHVRHAHDPQDRKVQEALDELCLLTREGKRQLLYDCHICERKFKNELDRDRHMLVHGDKWPFACELCGHGATKYQALELHVRKHPFVYVCALCLKKFVSSIRLRSHIREAHGAAQEGGLFTSSINQSFCLLEPGGDIQQEALGGQPQLAEEEFVFPGVNAPKGAACPADAGPGEGADEGAGKEPEAAAQEPAPPAHLAAPQAQGAALPPCGLEAAADASDLPSQAVVSAEFLLKNDPSSAEARTAPEETLDARRGASSQTQGEEVPSLPSKAGSAGGNLDARGPESPPEAGQKMAALPSEGPDPSRCLRSNPGEASDLPPVAGGGDVAPPQPDSCSPASEHRAGISAFMKILDGLQKRRMNTGLCERIRKVYGDLECEYCGKLFWYQVHFDMHVRTHTREHLYHCSQCHYSSITKNCLKRHVIQKHSNVLLKCPTDGCNYSTPDKYKLQAHLKVHTELRALEDIIRIGSRSSAGLRGRPRGPALPSAGPATFTGPSSDKRSYSCPVCEKSFSEDRLIKSHIKTNHPEVSMSTISEVLGRRVQLKGLIGKRAMKCPYCDFYFMKNGSDLQRHIWAHEGVKPFKCSLCEYATRSKSNLKAHMNRHSTEKTHLCDMCGKKFKSKGTLKSHKLLHTADGKQFKCTVCDYTAAQKPQLLRHMEQHASFKRWLHAS
- the ZFAT gene encoding zinc finger protein ZFAT isoform X5, yielding METRAAENTAIFMCKCCNLFSPNQSELLSHVSEKHAGEGVSADEIIIPLRPLSTPEPTNPHKSGDEFSVMKRKRGRPKGSTKKPSGEEELAESVVSPQEGSPPAPEEGSSLAPGSLECGQCRRKFSNPRQLRKHVCIIVLNWGEEDGDAGDESDLELERKYKEDDREKTPRRPRTQRTEKVQKISSGKEAGQVSGVKKPIISVVLTAHEAIPGATKIVPVEAGPPETGTANPEATPADLAPRRGYQEYAIQQTPYEQPMKSSRLGPTQLKIFTCEYCNKVFKFKHSLQAHLRIHTNEKPYKCPQCSYASAIKANLNVHLRKHTGEKFACDYCAFTCLSKGHLKVHVERVHKKVKQHCRFCKKKYSDVKNLIKHVRHAHDPQDRKVQEALDELCLLTREGKRQLLYDCHICERKFKNELDRDRHMLVHGDKWPFACELCGHGATKYQALELHVRKHPFVYVCALCLKKFVSSIRLRSHIREAHGAAQEGGLFTSSINQSFCLLEPGGDIQQEALGGQPQLAEEEFVFPGVNAPKGAACPADAGPGEGADEGAGKEPEAAAQEPAPPAHLAAPQAQGAALPPCGLEAAADASDLPSQAVVSAEFLLKNDPSSAEARTAPEETLDARRGASSQTQGEEVPSLPSKAGSAGGNLDARGPESPPEAGQKMAALPSEGPDPSRCLRSNPGEASDLPPVAGGGDVAPPQPDSCSPASEHRAGISAFMKILDGLQKRRMNTGLCERIRKVYGDLECEYCGKLFWYQVHFDMHVRTHTREHLYHCSQCHYSSITKNCLKRHVIQKHSNVLLKCPTDGCNYSTPDKYKLQAHLKVHTELPFRCAHCHYSCNISGSLKRHYNRKHPNEEYANVGTGELAADALVQQGGLKCPVCSFVYGTKWEFNRHLKNKHGLKLVENEGDPKWEPATEAPEEPSTQYVHITEAEEDVQGTQAAVAALQDLRYTSESGDRLDPTAVNILQQIIELGTEAHDATAVASVVAMAPGTVTVVKQVTDEEPSSNHTVMIQETLQQASVELAEEHHLVVSSDDVEGIETVTVYTQGGEASEFIVYVQEAVQPVEEQAVGPQAQEL
- the ZFAT gene encoding zinc finger protein ZFAT isoform X7: METRAAENTAIFMCKCCNLFSPNQSELLSHVSEKHAGEGVSADEIIIPLRPLSTPEPTNPHKSGDEFSVMKRKRGRPKGSTKKPSGEEELAESVVSPQEGSPPAPEEGSSLAPGSLECGQCRRKFSNPRQLRKHVCIIVLNWGEEDGDAGDESDLELERKYKEDDREKTPRRPRTQRTEKVQKISSGKEAGQVSGVKKPIISVVLTAHEAIPGATKIVPVEAGPPETGTANPEATPADLAPRRGYQEYAIQQTPYEQPMKSSRLGPTQLKIFTCEYCNKVFKFKHSLQAHLRIHTNEKPYKCPQCSYASAIKANLNVHLRKHTGEKFACDYCAFTCLSKGHLKVHVERVHKKVKQHCRFCKKKYSDVKNLIKHVRHAHDPQDRKVQEALDELCLLTREGKRQLLYDCHICERKFKNELDRDRHMLVHGDKWPFACELCGHGATKYQALELHVRKHPFVYVCALCLKKFVSSIRLRSHIREAHGAAQEGGLFTSSINQSFCLLEPGGDIQQEALGGQPQLAEEEFVFPGVNAPKGAACPADAGPGEGADEGAGKEPEAAAQEPAPPAHLAAPQAQGAALPPCGLEAAADASDLPSQAVVSAEFLLKNDPSSAEARTAPEETLDARRGASSQTQGEEVPSLPSKAGSAGGNLDARGPESPPEAGQKMAALPSEGPDPSRCLRSNPGEASDLPPVAGGGDVAPPQPDSCSPASEHRAGISAFMKILDGLQKRRMNTGLCERIRKVYGDLECEYCGKLFWYQVHFDMHVRTHTREHLYHCSQCHYSSITKNCLKRHVIQKHSNVLLKCPTDGCNYSTPDKYKLQAHLKVHTELRALEDIIRIGSRSSAGLRGRPRGPALPSAGPATFTGPSSDKRSYSCPVCEKSFSEDRLIKSHIKTNHPEVSMSTISEVLGRRVQLKGLIGKRAMKCPYCDFYFMKNGSDLQRHIWAHEGVKPFKCSLCEYATRSKSNLKAHMNRHSTEKTHLCDMCGKKFKSKGTLKSHKLLHTADGKQFKCTVCDYTAAQKPQLLRHMEQHASFKRLPLSTGNST